Proteins from a single region of Pseudomonas quebecensis:
- the recD gene encoding exodeoxyribonuclease V subunit alpha, whose product MSLSPLPLEALEPLERAVDLVQLLERWVERGWLRALDKAFVGFLHELDPLADPLLLLAAALTSHQLGHGHVCLDLFETLKAPDFALSLPPEGDLQTGAMLLPSQLLDGLDGAHWCHVLAASPLVALALDGSEAAQSRPLVLSGKRLYLRRYWTYERRIDTALRLRLATRENVADDLPERLNGLFDQPAPDGVVDWQKLACALATRGAFSIVTGGPGTGKTTTVVRLLALLQAPAVEIGTPLRIRLAAPTGKAAARLTESISQQVLSLSVPEAVREKIPTQVTTVHRLLGSRPGTRHFRHHAGNPLPLDVLVVDEASMIDLEMMANLLDALPPHARLVLLGDKDQLASVEAGAVLGDLCRDAEAGWYNPDTRQWLQAVSGEDLSTSGLSEDLDHSHPLAQQVVMLRYSRRFGEGSGIGQLARWVNQQNAEEARRLLAARSHRDLFCVSLKGEHDHALERLVLDGQGGGAEGYRYYLNLLQSARPSPAAPRDDPAWTAWAQQLLQAFDAFQLLCAVRKGPWGVEGLNARITAALRKVRLIEGDEQWYEGRPVLMTRNDYGLGLMNGDIGIALKLPESDGGPQVLRVAFPRNDGQGGVRFVLPSRLNDVETVYAMTVHKSQGSEFTHTALILPDALNPVLTKELIYTGITRAKRWFSLIEPRGGVFEEAVRRKVKRLSGLMLELDSGA is encoded by the coding sequence ATGAGCCTGTCGCCGCTCCCGCTGGAGGCGTTGGAACCGTTGGAACGTGCCGTCGACCTGGTGCAACTGCTGGAGCGCTGGGTCGAGCGCGGCTGGTTGCGAGCGCTGGACAAAGCCTTCGTCGGCTTCCTGCACGAACTCGATCCCCTGGCCGATCCTCTGTTATTGCTTGCCGCTGCATTGACCAGCCATCAACTGGGCCACGGCCATGTCTGCCTGGATTTGTTCGAAACCCTCAAAGCGCCGGATTTCGCTCTGTCCCTGCCTCCCGAAGGTGACCTGCAGACGGGCGCGATGCTCCTCCCGTCGCAGTTGCTCGATGGCCTCGACGGCGCTCACTGGTGCCATGTACTGGCCGCCAGTCCCTTGGTCGCCCTGGCGCTGGACGGCAGCGAGGCGGCGCAGAGCCGGCCCTTGGTGTTGTCAGGTAAACGTCTGTACCTGCGGCGTTATTGGACTTACGAGCGGCGTATCGACACTGCATTGCGCCTGCGCCTGGCGACCCGCGAAAACGTTGCCGACGATTTGCCCGAGCGCTTGAACGGTCTGTTCGACCAACCTGCGCCCGACGGCGTGGTGGATTGGCAGAAACTCGCCTGTGCACTGGCCACGCGAGGTGCGTTCAGCATCGTCACCGGCGGGCCCGGCACCGGCAAGACCACCACTGTGGTGCGTCTGCTTGCGTTGCTGCAGGCGCCTGCCGTGGAAATCGGCACCCCGTTGCGTATTCGCCTGGCGGCGCCCACCGGCAAAGCGGCTGCGCGGCTCACCGAGTCCATCAGCCAGCAAGTGCTGTCGCTGAGCGTGCCCGAGGCCGTGCGCGAAAAAATTCCTACTCAGGTCACCACGGTTCACCGCTTGCTGGGCAGTCGTCCAGGCACCCGACACTTCCGGCACCATGCGGGCAACCCATTGCCGTTGGATGTGCTGGTGGTGGACGAGGCCTCGATGATCGACCTGGAAATGATGGCCAACCTGCTGGATGCCCTGCCGCCCCATGCCCGTCTGGTGCTGCTGGGCGACAAGGATCAATTGGCGTCCGTGGAAGCCGGCGCGGTGCTCGGTGACCTGTGCCGCGACGCCGAGGCCGGTTGGTACAACCCCGACACGCGCCAGTGGCTGCAAGCCGTCAGCGGCGAAGACCTCAGCACCAGCGGCCTGAGCGAAGACCTCGACCACAGCCATCCCCTGGCCCAGCAAGTGGTGATGCTGCGCTACTCGCGCCGGTTCGGCGAAGGCAGCGGCATCGGGCAACTGGCGCGCTGGGTCAATCAACAGAACGCGGAAGAAGCGCGCAGGCTGCTGGCTGCGCGCAGTCACCGCGACCTGTTCTGTGTCAGCCTCAAGGGCGAACACGACCACGCCCTGGAGCGCCTGGTGCTGGACGGGCAGGGCGGCGGTGCCGAGGGCTATCGTTATTACTTGAACCTGCTGCAATCGGCGCGTCCGTCACCTGCCGCCCCGCGTGACGACCCCGCCTGGACGGCCTGGGCCCAGCAACTGTTGCAAGCCTTCGACGCGTTCCAATTGCTCTGCGCCGTGCGCAAGGGCCCGTGGGGCGTGGAGGGGCTGAACGCGCGTATCACTGCGGCGTTACGCAAGGTGAGGCTGATCGAAGGCGATGAGCAATGGTATGAAGGTCGCCCCGTGCTGATGACCCGCAACGACTATGGCCTGGGTTTGATGAATGGCGACATCGGCATCGCCCTCAAACTGCCCGAAAGCGACGGCGGCCCGCAGGTGCTGCGCGTCGCGTTCCCACGTAACGATGGTCAGGGTGGTGTGCGTTTTGTACTGCCCAGTCGTCTGAATGATGTGGAAACCGTGTACGCCATGACCGTGCACAAATCCCAGGGCTCGGAATTCACCCACACCGCGCTGATCCTGCCGGACGCCTTGAATCCGGTATTGACCAAGGAGTTGATCTACACCGGCATCACCCGCGCCAAACGCTGGTTCAGCTTGATCGAGCCGCGCGGCGGTGTATTTGAGGAAGCGGTGCGACGCAAGGTCAAGCGTTTGAGCGGGCTGATGCTGGAATTGGATAGCGGCGCCTGA
- a CDS encoding YfiR family protein: MNVAVSPTECRWSWRRLLLIALLCVLAPRVFAEASGGDRMADQRAEAVTQVVLGILSYARWPVEPAQLRLCIVGPTQYTDDLIKGTTQATGRPVVVQRLLVNHPDIVNACDAVYIGKLSADERSQLFASLIGHPVLSISEGGDPCTVGSLFCLRVGNEQVSFEVNLDSVARSGVRIHPSVLQLSRRRSPGP, translated from the coding sequence ATGAACGTGGCTGTCTCGCCCACAGAGTGCCGTTGGAGCTGGAGACGCCTGCTGCTGATCGCGCTGCTGTGTGTGCTGGCACCGCGCGTGTTCGCTGAAGCCTCAGGCGGCGACCGCATGGCTGATCAGCGTGCCGAGGCCGTCACTCAGGTGGTCCTGGGCATCCTCAGTTATGCGCGCTGGCCGGTCGAGCCGGCGCAATTGCGTTTGTGCATCGTCGGGCCTACCCAATACACCGACGACCTGATCAAGGGCACCACTCAGGCCACCGGCCGTCCGGTAGTGGTGCAGCGCCTGCTGGTCAACCATCCCGATATCGTCAATGCCTGCGATGCGGTGTACATCGGCAAGCTTTCCGCCGACGAGCGCAGCCAGTTGTTTGCCTCGTTGATCGGTCACCCGGTGCTCAGCATCAGCGAAGGCGGCGACCCATGCACCGTGGGCAGTCTGTTCTGCCTGCGTGTGGGCAATGAGCAGGTGTCGTTCGAGGTCAACCTCGACTCGGTGGCACGCAGCGGCGTGCGCATTCACCCCAGCGTGCTGCAACTGTCCCGCCGCCGGTCGCCGGGGCCATGA
- a CDS encoding diguanylate cyclase domain-containing protein — translation MTDVKVRPTLRSVIGRGHLILALVAVTLASVSLTLLGVLALRVYAEHNLQLIARSITYTVEAAVVFNDSAAATEALSLIASTEEVAEAEVFEADGNLLAYWARPETGLLSRVELALAHTLLEQPINQPILHQGRTVGSIHLTGHGGSLLRFLLSGLAGILICTALSAWVALHLARRLLRGITVPLQSLAAVAHAARSERDFDRRVPPARIAELDSLGSDFNALLGEMEAWHSHLQSENETLAHQASHDSLTGLPNRAFFEGRLIRALRGAAKVNERVAVLFLDSDRFKDINDTFGHAAGDAVLVAVAARVRAQLRDGDLVARLGGDEFAILLAPLHKAEDAQRIADKIIASMDLPIDVPGGTQVVTSLSIGIALYPEHGATPGTLLNAADAAMYQAKRLSQGGQHTAESEHSAVNVQHRS, via the coding sequence ATGACCGACGTGAAAGTGCGACCTACCCTGCGCTCCGTCATCGGCCGTGGTCACTTGATCCTGGCGCTGGTAGCGGTGACCCTGGCCAGTGTGTCCCTGACCCTGCTCGGTGTGTTGGCGCTGCGCGTATATGCCGAACATAACCTGCAACTGATCGCGCGCTCGATCACCTATACGGTGGAAGCGGCGGTGGTGTTCAACGACAGCGCCGCAGCCACCGAAGCACTGAGCCTGATTGCTTCCACCGAAGAAGTGGCCGAGGCCGAAGTATTCGAGGCTGATGGCAATCTATTAGCCTATTGGGCGCGACCCGAAACCGGCCTGCTTTCGCGGGTTGAATTGGCGCTGGCGCACACCCTGCTCGAACAGCCGATCAACCAACCGATCCTGCACCAGGGCCGCACGGTCGGCAGCATTCACCTGACTGGCCACGGCGGCAGCCTGCTGCGCTTCCTGCTCAGCGGCCTGGCCGGGATTCTGATCTGCACCGCCCTCAGCGCCTGGGTGGCGTTGCACCTGGCCCGGCGTCTGCTGCGTGGGATCACCGTGCCCCTGCAAAGCCTGGCCGCGGTAGCCCACGCCGCTCGCAGCGAGCGCGATTTTGACCGGCGAGTGCCACCGGCGCGCATCGCCGAACTCGACAGCCTCGGCAGTGACTTCAATGCCTTGCTCGGCGAAATGGAAGCCTGGCATAGCCACCTGCAAAGTGAAAATGAAACCCTGGCCCACCAGGCCAGCCACGACAGCCTGACCGGGTTGCCCAACCGCGCGTTCTTCGAGGGGCGGCTGATCCGAGCCCTGCGCGGCGCGGCCAAGGTCAACGAGCGGGTCGCGGTGCTGTTTCTCGACAGTGACCGTTTCAAGGACATCAACGACACCTTCGGCCACGCCGCCGGCGATGCGGTGCTGGTGGCCGTTGCCGCACGTGTGCGCGCGCAACTGCGGGACGGTGACCTGGTGGCACGCCTGGGCGGTGATGAATTCGCCATCCTGCTCGCGCCGTTGCACAAGGCCGAGGATGCACAACGCATCGCCGATAAAATCATCGCCAGTATGGACCTGCCGATTGACGTACCGGGTGGTACCCAGGTGGTCACTTCTCTGAGCATCGGGATTGCCCTTTACCCCGAACATGGCGCCACGCCCGGCACCTTGCTCAACGCCGCCGATGCGGCAATGTACCAGGCCAAACGCCTGTCCCAGGGCGGCCAGCACACGGCGGAGTCGGAGCACTCCGCTGTCAACGTTCAACACAGGAGTTGA
- a CDS encoding OmpA family protein, translated as MFSTARVMFLTLLVALSALGGCQTQPPKGLTPAQVAVLKQQGFELTDDGWAFGLSGKVLFGSDIETLNPPSTVIVQRIGKALLGVGIERVRVDGHTDASGKETYNQQLSLRRAKSVATVLTGVGMKDENIQLRGLGSSQPVASNDTAAGRTENRRVSIVVIAD; from the coding sequence TTGTTCTCGACTGCACGCGTTATGTTTCTTACCTTGCTGGTGGCCCTGTCGGCCCTCGGTGGCTGTCAGACCCAACCCCCCAAGGGCCTGACCCCGGCGCAAGTCGCGGTGCTCAAGCAACAGGGGTTCGAACTCACCGACGACGGCTGGGCGTTCGGCCTGTCGGGCAAAGTGCTGTTCGGCAGCGACATCGAAACCCTCAACCCGCCCAGCACTGTAATCGTTCAACGCATCGGTAAAGCCTTGCTCGGCGTAGGTATTGAGCGCGTGCGCGTCGACGGCCACACCGATGCCTCCGGTAAGGAAACCTACAACCAGCAACTCTCCCTGCGCCGCGCCAAAAGCGTGGCCACGGTGTTGACTGGCGTGGGCATGAAAGACGAAAACATCCAACTACGCGGCTTGGGCAGCAGCCAGCCAGTCGCGTCGAACGACACCGCAGCGGGGCGCACCGAGAATCGGCGAGTGTCGATTGTAGTGATTGCCGACTGA
- a CDS encoding LysR family transcriptional regulator, which produces MQKNITSLGSLNWDDLKFFLEVARTRKASVAAKRLAVDYTTVSRRISSLEVSLGTLLFEKSRTNGFVLTPEGQRLLGYAESIESTLHMACEQVSGSGVALSGHVRMGCTEGFGSFFVTPQLSHFVDTYPAISVDILPLPHFISLSKREADIVIALERPEHGPYVCCKLCDYTLQLYATQDYLDQHPPIQRPSDLATHPFISYVDDLAFSSELLYLANVVPGASASLRSTSVIAQYVAAQQGRSMAILPCFLAAQDPRLLPVLGEQITITRQFWMYCREDLRKLKRITLLWDYIREVTEQNRGLLMGETRQMRFAD; this is translated from the coding sequence ATGCAAAAAAACATCACGTCGCTGGGCTCCCTGAACTGGGATGACCTGAAGTTTTTCCTCGAAGTGGCCCGCACCCGCAAGGCCAGCGTCGCCGCCAAGCGCCTGGCGGTGGACTACACCACGGTGTCGCGGCGCATCAGTTCGCTGGAAGTGTCACTGGGCACGCTGCTGTTCGAGAAATCCCGCACCAACGGTTTTGTGCTCACCCCCGAAGGCCAGCGGCTGCTGGGCTACGCCGAGTCCATCGAAAGCACTTTGCATATGGCCTGCGAGCAGGTGTCCGGCTCCGGCGTGGCGTTGTCGGGGCATGTGCGCATGGGCTGCACCGAAGGCTTCGGCAGCTTCTTCGTCACGCCGCAGTTGAGCCACTTCGTCGACACCTACCCGGCGATCTCGGTGGACATCCTGCCCCTGCCCCACTTCATCAGCCTGTCCAAACGCGAAGCCGACATCGTCATCGCCCTGGAACGCCCGGAACACGGGCCTTACGTGTGCTGCAAACTGTGCGACTACACCTTGCAGTTGTATGCCACCCAGGATTATCTCGACCAACACCCACCGATCCAACGCCCGTCGGACCTGGCCACGCACCCATTTATCAGCTATGTCGACGACCTGGCCTTCAGCTCCGAGCTGCTCTACCTGGCCAACGTGGTGCCCGGCGCCAGCGCCAGCCTGCGCAGCACCAGCGTCATTGCACAATACGTGGCCGCGCAGCAGGGCCGTTCGATGGCGATTTTGCCGTGTTTCCTGGCGGCACAGGACCCGCGCCTGCTGCCGGTGCTGGGGGAGCAGATCACGATTACGCGCCAATTCTGGATGTACTGCCGGGAGGATCTGCGCAAGTTGAAGCGCATTACATTGTTGTGGGACTACATCCGGGAAGTGACGGAGCAGAACCGGGGGTTGTTGATGGGGGAAACCCGGCAGATGCGGTTTGCGGATTAA
- a CDS encoding CoA-acylating methylmalonate-semialdehyde dehydrogenase, whose amino-acid sequence MNASAEISVQPVKLLIDGEWVESKTTQWQDIVNPATQQVLARVPFATADEVNAAIDAAHRAFQTWKLTPIGARMRIMLKLQALIREHSKRIAVVLSAEQGKTIADAEGDIFRGLEVVEHACSIGTLQMGEFAENVAGGVDTYTLRQPIGVCAGITPFNFPAMIPLWMFPMAIACGNTFVLKPSEQDPLSTMLLVELALEAGVPAGVLNVVHGGKDVVDALCTHKDIKAVSFVGSTAVGTHVYDLAGKHGKRVQSMMGAKNHAVVLPDANREHTLNALVGAGFGAAGQRCMATSVVVLVGASKQWLPDLKALAQKLKVNAGSEAGTDVGPVISKRAKARILELIESGVQQGAKLELDGRDIQVPGFEQGNFVGPTLFSGVTTDMRIYTEEIFGPVLVVIEVDTLDEAIALVNANPFGNGTGLFTQSGAAARKFQSEIDVGQVGINIPIPVPVPFFSFTGSRGSKLGDLGPYGKQVVQFYTQTKTVTSRWFDDDTVNDGVNTTINLR is encoded by the coding sequence ATGAACGCATCTGCCGAAATTTCCGTACAACCGGTCAAGCTACTGATCGACGGTGAATGGGTCGAGTCCAAGACCACCCAGTGGCAGGACATCGTCAACCCCGCCACTCAGCAAGTGCTGGCCAGAGTGCCGTTTGCCACCGCCGATGAAGTCAACGCCGCCATCGATGCCGCCCATCGCGCCTTCCAAACCTGGAAACTGACGCCGATCGGCGCGCGCATGCGCATCATGCTCAAACTGCAGGCCTTGATTCGCGAACACTCCAAGCGCATCGCCGTGGTCCTCAGCGCCGAGCAGGGTAAGACCATTGCCGATGCCGAAGGCGATATCTTCCGTGGCCTGGAAGTGGTGGAGCACGCCTGTTCCATCGGCACCCTGCAAATGGGTGAGTTCGCCGAGAACGTCGCCGGTGGCGTCGATACCTACACCCTGCGCCAACCTATCGGCGTGTGTGCGGGTATCACCCCGTTTAACTTCCCGGCGATGATTCCGCTGTGGATGTTCCCGATGGCCATCGCCTGCGGTAATACCTTCGTCCTCAAACCGTCCGAACAGGACCCACTATCGACCATGCTGCTGGTGGAGCTGGCGCTGGAAGCCGGCGTACCCGCGGGTGTGCTCAACGTGGTGCATGGCGGCAAGGACGTGGTGGATGCGCTGTGCACCCACAAAGACATCAAGGCCGTGTCCTTCGTCGGCTCGACGGCGGTGGGCACGCACGTCTACGACCTGGCCGGCAAACACGGCAAGCGTGTGCAATCGATGATGGGCGCCAAGAACCACGCGGTGGTGCTGCCGGATGCCAATCGCGAACACACCCTCAATGCCTTAGTCGGCGCCGGTTTCGGTGCGGCCGGCCAGCGCTGCATGGCCACCTCCGTGGTGGTGCTGGTGGGGGCGTCCAAACAATGGCTGCCAGACCTGAAGGCGCTGGCGCAGAAGCTCAAGGTCAACGCTGGCAGCGAAGCCGGCACCGATGTCGGCCCGGTGATTTCCAAGCGCGCCAAGGCACGCATCCTGGAGCTGATCGAAAGTGGCGTGCAGCAAGGCGCCAAGCTCGAATTGGACGGTCGCGACATCCAGGTGCCGGGTTTCGAGCAAGGCAACTTCGTTGGTCCGACCCTGTTCTCGGGCGTGACCACCGACATGCGCATTTACACCGAAGAAATCTTCGGCCCGGTGCTGGTGGTGATCGAAGTCGACACCCTCGACGAGGCCATCGCCCTGGTCAACGCCAACCCGTTCGGCAACGGCACCGGCCTGTTCACCCAGAGCGGCGCCGCGGCGCGTAAGTTCCAGAGCGAAATCGACGTGGGCCAGGTCGGCATCAACATCCCGATTCCGGTGCCGGTGCCGTTCTTCAGCTTCACCGGCTCCCGGGGTTCCAAGCTTGGCGACCTCGGCCCGTACGGCAAGCAAGTGGTGCAGTTCTATACCCAGACCAAAACCGTGACGAGCCGCTGGTTCGA